One window from the genome of Pedobacter schmidteae encodes:
- a CDS encoding DNA recombination protein RmuC translates to MESLLVPLLIIILVSIIILFFKKPAGNQNGTALLELKEQEHQKALNWLKEEKQKLEDDLNDLRAVFMAERSKVIKAEENLLAQEQKRLEQEKYIAELQQRFKLEFENIANKVLDDKTEKFNQQNRTNMDIILNPLKENIKAFEEKVDKVYKAESDERNVLKGVISQLMDQSKQIQEDANNLTKALKGDNKKQGNWGEVILERVLEGSGLVKDREYRIQTSLSSSGGSRMQPDVIIDLPDNKHIVIDSKVSLMAYERWVAAEPEEEKEMYLKQHLLSVKTHIQGLSAKNYQELYQIDSPDFVLLFIPIESSFGMAVQKDAELFNYAWEKRVVMVSPSTLLATLRTISSIWKQERQNRNVLEIARLSGSMYDKFVGFLADMEGIGRNLKSSQDAYDKAINKLSTGSGNLSNTSEKIKKLGAKATKQIDTRFLDEDME, encoded by the coding sequence ATGGAATCACTTTTAGTCCCTTTGTTGATCATAATTTTAGTATCAATTATTATACTTTTTTTTAAGAAACCAGCTGGTAACCAAAATGGCACGGCATTACTGGAGCTAAAGGAACAGGAACATCAGAAGGCATTGAACTGGCTTAAGGAAGAAAAACAAAAGCTGGAAGATGACCTGAATGATTTACGCGCTGTGTTTATGGCCGAGCGTAGCAAAGTGATCAAAGCCGAAGAGAATTTACTGGCCCAGGAGCAAAAACGTCTGGAACAGGAAAAATATATTGCTGAATTGCAACAACGCTTTAAACTTGAATTTGAAAATATAGCCAACAAAGTGCTGGACGATAAAACAGAAAAGTTTAATCAGCAAAACCGAACCAATATGGACATCATTTTGAATCCATTAAAAGAAAATATCAAAGCTTTTGAAGAAAAAGTGGATAAAGTATACAAAGCCGAATCGGATGAGCGAAACGTGCTGAAAGGCGTGATTTCTCAACTGATGGACCAAAGCAAGCAAATTCAGGAAGATGCCAACAATTTGACCAAAGCACTAAAGGGCGACAATAAAAAACAGGGGAACTGGGGAGAAGTCATCCTGGAACGGGTTTTAGAGGGATCTGGTTTGGTAAAGGACAGAGAGTATAGGATACAAACCAGTTTAAGCTCATCAGGAGGCTCCAGGATGCAGCCGGATGTAATTATTGATCTTCCGGATAACAAACATATTGTAATCGATTCTAAGGTCTCTTTAATGGCTTATGAGCGATGGGTAGCTGCCGAACCGGAAGAGGAAAAAGAAATGTATTTAAAACAACATTTACTTTCTGTTAAAACGCATATACAGGGCCTGTCAGCCAAAAATTATCAGGAACTTTATCAGATAGACTCACCTGATTTTGTACTGCTCTTTATTCCTATCGAATCATCATTTGGAATGGCCGTACAAAAAGATGCCGAATTATTTAATTACGCCTGGGAAAAAAGGGTGGTAATGGTTAGCCCATCTACCTTACTGGCCACTTTACGAACCATCTCCAGCATCTGGAAACAGGAACGTCAAAATAGAAATGTATTGGAAATTGCCCGTTTAAGTGGAAGCATGTATGATAAATTTGTTGGATTTTTGGCCGATATGGAAGGCATTGGACGCAACTTAAAATCAAGCCAGGATGCTTATGATAAAGCAATTAACAAGTTATCAACAGGCTCAGGCAACCTAAGCAATACCTCCGAAAAGATCAAAAAATTAGGTGCCAAAGCCACCAAGCAAATTGACACCCGATTTTTAGATGAGGATATGGAATAA
- a CDS encoding zinc metallopeptidase, producing the protein MGTYIILIIPILIISMFVQWRFRSRFAKYAELQLNSGFSGREVAEKMLHDNGIFDVEVVSTDKALSDHYNPENKTVNLSTDVYYGRSVAAAAVAAHECGHAVQHARSYHWLQLRSNMVPVVSITSNLLQWVLIAGVLLIAFTFNPIVLALGVAGLALITIFSIVTLPVEFDASKRALLWLRNNKEVLYTTEEHVQAKDALWWAAMTYLVAALGALANLFYYASILFGRNK; encoded by the coding sequence ATGGGAACTTATATTATATTGATCATTCCGATACTGATAATTAGCATGTTTGTGCAGTGGCGATTTAGGAGCAGGTTTGCTAAATATGCCGAGCTACAGTTGAATTCAGGGTTTTCGGGAAGGGAAGTAGCAGAAAAGATGCTGCATGACAATGGGATTTTTGATGTAGAGGTGGTGAGCACAGACAAAGCCTTATCTGATCATTATAATCCAGAAAATAAAACAGTTAACTTAAGTACAGACGTTTACTATGGGCGTAGCGTAGCCGCTGCTGCTGTAGCCGCACATGAATGTGGACATGCCGTGCAGCATGCCAGGTCCTATCATTGGCTGCAGTTGCGTTCTAATATGGTACCAGTGGTAAGCATCACTTCCAATCTGTTGCAATGGGTATTGATTGCAGGTGTTTTGCTGATTGCTTTTACCTTTAATCCTATTGTTTTGGCCTTAGGCGTAGCAGGATTGGCTTTAATTACCATATTTAGTATTGTCACCCTACCTGTTGAGTTTGATGCCAGCAAAAGGGCTTTATTGTGGTTAAGAAACAATAAAGAGGTGCTGTATACTACAGAAGAACATGTACAGGCTAAAGATGCCCTATGGTGGGCAGCCATGACTTATCTGGTAGCAGCCCTGGGTGCCCTGGCCAATCTTTTTTACTATGCTTCTATCCTGTTTGGAAGAAATAAATAA
- the nadA gene encoding quinolinate synthase NadA, which yields MDTLAELNKKGYLEESIDPTLDLFEEIEKLKKEKNAIILAHYYQDPDIQDIADYIGDSLGLSQEAAKTEADVIVFAGVHFMAETAKILSPEKKVLLPDLKAGCSLADSCPPHLFKKFKEKYPDHLVITYVNCTAELKALSDIVCTSTNAVQIVESLPKDQKIIFGPDKNLGAWVAKKTGRDLVLWNGACMVHEIFSREKITKLKERHPNAKFIAHPECEEAVLKMADYIGSTTGLLKYSINSDAQEFIVATESGIIHQMEKANPLKTFIPAPPNNSCACNDCPYMKRNTLEKLYLCIKNGLPEVTVPTDIIVQARKPIERMLEISASLGL from the coding sequence ATGGACACGTTAGCTGAATTAAACAAAAAAGGTTACCTGGAGGAAAGTATTGATCCTACGCTAGACCTATTTGAAGAAATTGAAAAATTAAAAAAAGAGAAAAATGCAATCATCCTGGCGCATTATTACCAGGATCCTGATATACAGGATATTGCAGATTATATAGGTGATAGTTTAGGACTTTCGCAGGAAGCGGCTAAAACTGAAGCAGATGTGATTGTATTTGCAGGAGTTCATTTTATGGCCGAAACAGCAAAAATTCTTTCTCCAGAAAAAAAGGTGTTATTGCCGGATTTAAAAGCAGGATGTTCGCTGGCCGATAGCTGTCCACCTCATTTATTTAAGAAATTTAAAGAGAAATATCCTGATCATCTGGTAATTACCTACGTAAATTGTACTGCGGAGCTAAAAGCTTTGAGTGATATTGTTTGCACGTCCACCAATGCTGTTCAAATTGTGGAAAGTTTACCTAAAGATCAGAAGATAATTTTTGGTCCGGATAAAAATTTAGGTGCCTGGGTAGCGAAAAAGACGGGTAGAGACCTGGTTTTGTGGAATGGAGCATGTATGGTGCATGAAATATTTTCGAGAGAAAAAATTACCAAACTGAAAGAACGCCACCCAAATGCAAAATTTATTGCGCATCCGGAATGTGAAGAAGCGGTGCTAAAAATGGCCGATTATATAGGTTCAACCACTGGTTTGCTAAAATATTCTATCAATAGCGATGCTCAGGAATTCATTGTAGCAACAGAAAGTGGAATTATTCACCAAATGGAGAAAGCTAATCCACTCAAAACTTTTATTCCGGCACCACCAAATAACAGTTGTGCCTGCAATGACTGTCCATATATGAAAAGAAATACACTTGAAAAGCTGTATTTATGCATAAAAAATGGTCTTCCGGAAGTTACCGTACCTACCGACATCATTGTACAGGCTCGTAAACCGATTGAAAGAATGCTGGAAATTTCAGCCAGTTTGGGCTTGTAA
- the thiL gene encoding thiamine-phosphate kinase → MFENKERTDIAELGEFGLIKHLTDHFKVRHESSIKGIGDDAAVLNFENKEVLISTDLLLEGIHFDLAYVPLMHLGYKAVQVNLSDIYAMNGIATQVTVSIGLSSKFPLEAVEEIYKGIQLACDKFNIDLIGGDTSSSKQGLVISVTSIGYAEKKDVVYRNGAGEGDLLCVSGDLGGAYVGLQILEREKLIFMENPNIQPDLEGKDYIIERQLKPEGRRDIVDLLAQMDIVPTAMIDVSDGLASEILHICQQSEKGVTLYEEKLPIDPMTYQTARELGLDPTVCALNGGEDYELLFTIKQSDYEKLKNDVDISVIGHITEKSAGCKMISKSDRVHELKAQGWNAFNKA, encoded by the coding sequence ATGTTTGAAAATAAAGAACGTACAGATATAGCTGAATTGGGTGAATTTGGATTGATAAAACACCTTACCGATCATTTTAAAGTAAGACATGAAAGTAGCATCAAAGGTATTGGTGATGATGCTGCAGTACTGAATTTTGAAAACAAAGAAGTACTGATTTCTACGGATCTTTTATTGGAAGGTATACATTTTGACCTGGCTTATGTTCCCCTTATGCATCTGGGGTACAAGGCAGTACAGGTTAATTTAAGTGATATTTATGCCATGAATGGTATTGCTACCCAGGTGACCGTTTCTATAGGTTTGTCGAGCAAATTTCCGCTGGAAGCGGTGGAAGAAATCTACAAGGGGATCCAGCTGGCCTGTGATAAATTTAACATTGACCTGATTGGCGGCGATACTTCTTCCAGCAAACAAGGCCTGGTGATTAGTGTAACCAGCATAGGCTATGCCGAAAAGAAAGATGTGGTGTACAGAAACGGTGCCGGCGAGGGGGATTTGTTATGTGTTTCCGGAGATCTGGGTGGGGCGTATGTAGGCTTGCAGATTTTAGAAAGAGAAAAGCTGATTTTTATGGAAAACCCTAATATACAGCCTGATCTGGAAGGAAAAGATTACATCATTGAGCGACAGTTAAAGCCGGAAGGAAGACGCGATATCGTGGATTTACTGGCGCAAATGGATATTGTTCCGACTGCTATGATTGACGTATCGGACGGCTTGGCTTCCGAAATTTTACACATTTGTCAGCAATCTGAAAAAGGCGTTACGTTATACGAAGAGAAATTACCTATCGACCCGATGACTTATCAGACAGCAAGAGAACTGGGACTTGATCCAACGGTTTGTGCATTGAATGGGGGGGAGGACTACGAATTGTTATTCACAATTAAACAGTCTGATTATGAGAAGCTTAAAAATGATGTAGACATCAGTGTAATTGGTCACATCACCGAAAAAAGCGCCGGATGTAAAATGATTTCTAAATCTGACAGGGTACATGAATTAAAAGCGCAGGGTTGGAATGCTTTTAACAAAGCATAA
- the apaG gene encoding Co2+/Mg2+ efflux protein ApaG gives MVTAITLGVKISVETTYQDEHSDPGKGHFLFAYRITIENLTDYTVQLKRRQWFIFDSNGTQRDVEGEGVVGEQPVIEPGQRHTYVSACNLNTDMGSMSGNYLMHRIADNRDFIVDIPEFELIVPYRLN, from the coding sequence ATGGTTACAGCGATCACATTAGGTGTTAAAATCTCGGTTGAAACAACTTATCAGGACGAACATTCTGATCCGGGTAAGGGGCATTTTTTGTTTGCTTATCGCATCACAATAGAAAATTTGACCGATTACACCGTTCAGCTAAAAAGAAGGCAGTGGTTTATTTTTGATTCAAATGGTACACAAAGAGATGTAGAAGGCGAAGGCGTAGTAGGAGAACAACCTGTTATTGAACCCGGCCAACGTCATACCTACGTTTCTGCCTGCAATTTAAATACCGATATGGGCAGTATGAGTGGCAATTACCTGATGCACAGGATTGCCGATAACCGGGATTTTATAGTAGATATCCCTGAATTTGAACTGATTGTTCCTTACCGCTTAAATTAA